A section of the Drosophila sechellia strain sech25 chromosome 3L, ASM438219v1, whole genome shotgun sequence genome encodes:
- the LOC6604785 gene encoding protein ECT2 isoform X2, with amino-acid sequence MEMETIEEQSKCEMSITTLPTRICLVGGVGQDADTLQAAESFGLPIVTSDTGLDILGESSDWRTFYVLDDFEGASFEAIHKQKECILGPPALKYAAEMKQTLGQNSRPIYNYAMRGVVTCFTGIRKKDELTKLVNLIHSMGGCIKKDLNTKTTHLICNHSGGEKYQYAKTFRLTVVRPAWVFAAWADRNSLEFDATQENFTKTHRLKAFEGQKICFFGFPVEEHQHMVDVLLENGGVCAELDDPECSHVVMPNTGAVFTSTSTSTDTNPTTLINPPESQIPGTSSASQAGEEEQRNAEQAEIKKMDYSHAETDNGIRLDIDQEQKENQGIEDEDDIHFDERLFVEAADIINHGEDQLPESDEEDLEEEQKPKVEEVLKEQEVEEDVQASTPKTSKIRTSLKAATPLSSPEMDGIALDFESTTQNISPILKAIDECDLETDDLPPSENDLKRKRESFDNVSLMSVDSFALPASTKKPKLIRTGSISRTLRRSVSFVAEPLMKTLRPRRSSVADASSFIGSETADNSICSLASSINLTLNDSIRKPVKEKLRSFCGRITRSSSRRHDRGVEGTPECTTLLDSGFKTPKAPKLRSTATPKTAKRLFGPVSGVVSALTLTNPSTPTPNPNPNTNCTATLDVNDTSTHTFAFCAAAVMPAMPSSSSSSSSPILSTSIAVHSSVQVIKSPEESTTRRHSPAPIEEPMAMVVDEHTTLTKPELKNNHTHILKSDWFWYTIQNGYANEMDYLFGDYLDSITNTPNTDRRDSLPISFNKRKRKRFSQRIQLEGTPLGSGKRRSSVSDAGLLSVSNSLFDCTTSPDKLESDKLLHAEPEASDATPAKKSMRFNHFMDFYTTESNYVGILDTILNLFKNKLEELAETNDPLLNKSEIKTIFGNFLPIHEVHQSMLEHLRKLHANWREDCLIGDIIIQHRDELIKAYPPYVNFFEQMKEQLQYCDREYPRFHAFLKINQTKPECGRQGLQDLMIRPVQRLPSISLLLNDILKHTTSGNADHGRLEEALKAIKQVTLHINEDKRRTESRMAIFDIFNDIEGCPAHLVSSNRSFILKCEVNELSDSLSGRGDSLVLYLFSDSIELCKRRSKGFNTAKSPSTAKTHKHLKLISLNTIRLVIDISDSPRAFGLLLRGDKEKLYTFTISDEETDKSVYVKKLCNQIATHTCRTDADKLLICRTSQELEVDISDVNVSTLSKAFKLAAKTRLKVGRAFSFNKTPNKLKRAVSTMMTSPFGSTNSLTPASQLAQMRLASCTNINEVDDEDCASMRSSSPSTQSEMLVVPPLSVQPTRKNKAVVGRI; translated from the exons ACACTGGGCCAGAACTCGCGGCCCATTTACAATTACGCGATGCGCGGTGTGGTCACTTGTTTTACGGGCATACGCAAGAAGGATGAGCTG acGAAGCTGGTTAATCTCATTCACTCGATGGGTGGCTGCATCAAGAAGGACCTGAACACGAAGACCACGCATTTGATTTGCAACCACAGTGGCGGCGAAAAGTACCA gTACGCCAAAACCTTTCGGTTGACCGTGGTTCGTCCTGCTTGGGTGTTTGCCGCTTGGGCGGATCGTAATTCGCTGGAGTTCGATGCCACGCAAGAGAACTTCACCAAGACGCATCGCCTGAAGGCATTCGAGGGTCAAAAGATTTGCTTCTTTGGATTCCCTGTGGAGGAGCATCAGCATATGGTGGATGTACTTTTAGAGAACGGAGGCGTTTGTGCCGAGCTCGATGATCCGGAGTGCTCGCATGTC GTGATGCCCAATACGGGCGCAGTATTTACAAGCACTAGCACTAGCACAGATACTAACCCAACCACCCTAATTAACCCACCCGAATCCCAAATCCCAGGCACTAGTAGTGCATCGCAGGCGGGGGAAGAAGAGCAGCGAAACGCTGAGCAGGCGGAAATCAAAAAGATGGATTACTCACACGCCGAAACGGACAATGGAATAAGATTGGATATTGACCAGGAGCAAAAAGAGAATCAAGGCATTGAAGACGAAGATGACATACACTTTGACGAACGCCTATTTGTGGAGGCGGCCGATATTATAAACCACGGAGAGGACCAATTGCCTGAATCAGATGAAGAAGACctggaggaggagcagaaACCCAAGGTCGAGGAGGTTCTAAAAGAACAGGAAGTTGAGGAAGATGTCCAAGCCAGCACGCCAAAGACTAGTAAAATAAGAACTAGCTTAAAGGCTGCCACGCCTCTTAGCTCACCCGAAATGGATGGCATTGCTTTGGACTTCGAGAGCACCACCCAGAACATTTCACCCATTTTAAAAGCTATTGACGAGTGTGACTTAGAGACAGATGATCTGCCGCCTTCGGAGAATGATCTAAAGCGCAAGAGGGAAAGCTTCGACAATGTGTCCCTGATGTCAGTGGATTCCTTTGCCCTGCCGGCGAGCACGAAAAAACCCAAACTCATACGCACAGGATCAATTTCGAGGACTCTTCGGCGATCTGTTAGTTTTGTTGCCGAACCATTGATGAAAACTTTACGACCGCGCAGGAGTTCAGTGGCGGACGCATCCAGTTTCATTGGAAGCGAGACAGCCGATAATTCAATTTGCTCACTAGCCTCCTCAATAAATTTAACCCTAAATGACTCCATCAGAAAGCCAGTCAAGGAGAAGCTGCGCAGCTTTTGCGGCAGGATCACAAGAAGCAGCAGTCGTAGGCATGACAGAGGTGTCGAGGGCACTCCGGAATGTACCACCCTATTGGACAGTGGCTTCAAGACGCCAAAAGCACCCAAGCTCAGATCTACGGCCACGCCCAAAACAGCCAAGCGACTCTTCGGCCCCGTCTCCGGTGTTGTTTCCGCATTGACCCTTACTAACCCATCCACACCCACCCCGAATCCTAATCCGAATACGAATTGCACCGCCACTTTGGATGTCAACGATACCTCCACCCACACATTCGCTTTCTGTGCTGCTGCCGTCATGCCTGCaatgccatcatcatcatcatcatcgtcttcTCCCATACTTTCGACTTCGATCGCTGTACATAGCTCGGTGCAAGTAATTAAGTCTCCCGAAGAGTCGACAACGAGGCGTCACAGCCCCGCGCCCATAGAAGAACCCATGGCAATG GTGGTTGACGAGCACACGACTTTGACAAAGCCGGAGCTGAAGAATAATCACACGCATATCCTGAAATCAGACTGGTTCTGGTATACCATACAGAATGGCTATGCCAATGAGATGGACTATCTATTTGGCGAC TATTTGGATAGCATCACGAATACACCGAACACAGATCGTCGGGATTCCTTACCCATTAGCTTTAACAAAAGGAAACGCAAGCGTTTTTCGCAACGCATCCAGCTGGAGGGTACTCCGTTGGGTTCCGGAAAACGACGCTCCTCCGTTTCGGATGCCGGTCTACTGTCCGTATCAAATAGTTTGTTCGATTGCACCACCAGTCCGGATAAACTGGAGTCGGATAAGCTGCTGCATGCCGAGCCGGAGGCGAGTGATGCCACTCCAGCCAAGAAATCGATGCGCTTTAATCACTTTATGGACTTTTATACCACAGAGTCCAACTACGTGGGCATATTGGACACCATACTGAAT CTTTTTAAAAACAAGTTGGAAGAGTTGGCCGAAACCAATGATCCGCTGCTCAATAAGTCGGAGATCAAGACGATCTTTGGCAACTTCCTGCCTATCCACGAGGTACACCAAAGCATGCTGGAGCATCTGCGAAAGTTGCATGCTAACTGGCGGGAGGATTGTCTTATTGGAGACATAATTATTCAACATCGCGACGAGCTGATAAAGGCGTATCCACCATACGTCAACTTCTTCGAGCAGATGAAGGAGCAACTCCAGTACTGCGATCGGGAATATCCGCGTTTCCACGCCTTTCTGAAGATTAATCAAACGAAACCGGAGTGCGGACGCCAAGGTCTACAGGATCTAATGATCCGTCCGGTTCAGCGATTGCCCAGTATCAGTCTGCTGCTAAATGATATCCTGAAACACACGACTAGTGGCAATGCGGATCACGGACGTTTGGAGGAGGCTCTGAAAGCCATCAAGCAGGTGACATTGCACATCAACGAGGACAAAAGGCGGACAGAATCGCGCATGGCCATCTTCGATATATTCAACGATATCGAAGGGTGTCCGGCGCATTTAGTGAGTTCCAACCGCAGCTTTATCCTAAAGTGTGAGGTGAACGAGCTCTCCGATTCGCTGAGCGGTCGTGGTGATAGCCTGGTCCTGTACCTGTTCTCCGATTCCATTGAGCTGTGCAAGCGGCGTTCTAAAGGATTCAACACTGCAAAGTCGCCAAGCACGGCCAAGACGCATAAGCATCTCAAACTGATATCCCTGAATACGATCCGGCTAGTGATTGACATCTCGGATAGTCCAAGAGCTTTTGGTTTGCTCTTGCGGGGCGATAAGGAGAAGCTCTATACGTTTACGATCAGTGATGAGGAGACGGATAAGTCGGTCTACGTAAAGAAATTGTGCAACCAGATTGCAACCCACACCTGCCGTACTGATGCG GACAAACTTTTGATTTGTCGTACCTCCCAGGAACTGGAGGTGGACATAAGCGATGTGAATGTCAGCACGCTCAGCAAAGCCTTTAAGCTGGCGGCCAAAACGCGACTGAAG GTGGGTCGTGCTTTCTCATTCAACAAGACGCCCAACAAACTAAAACGGGCCGTATCCACGATGATGACTTCGCCGTTTGGCAGCACCAACTCTCTAACACCTGCCTCTCAATTGGCCCAGATGCGTTTGGCCAGCTGCACGAATATAAAT GAGGTTGATGATGAGGACTGTGCAAGCATGCGAAGCAGTTCCCCGTCAACACAATCCGAGATGCTAGTGGTGCCGCCACTTTCGGTGCAACCCACGCGGAAAAACAAGGCCGTTGTTGGCCGCATTTAg
- the LOC6604785 gene encoding protein ECT2 isoform X6: MESGEKTAKGRWKLILGPPALKYAAEMKQTLGQNSRPIYNYAMRGVVTCFTGIRKKDELTKLVNLIHSMGGCIKKDLNTKTTHLICNHSGGEKYQYAKTFRLTVVRPAWVFAAWADRNSLEFDATQENFTKTHRLKAFEGQKICFFGFPVEEHQHMVDVLLENGGVCAELDDPECSHVVVDEHTTLTKPELKNNHTHILKSDWFWYTIQNGYANEMDYLFGDYLDSITNTPNTDRRDSLPISFNKRKRKRFSQRIQLEGTPLGSGKRRSSVSDAGLLSVSNSLFDCTTSPDKLESDKLLHAEPEASDATPAKKSMRFNHFMDFYTTESNYVGILDTILNLFKNKLEELAETNDPLLNKSEIKTIFGNFLPIHEVHQSMLEHLRKLHANWREDCLIGDIIIQHRDELIKAYPPYVNFFEQMKEQLQYCDREYPRFHAFLKINQTKPECGRQGLQDLMIRPVQRLPSISLLLNDILKHTTSGNADHGRLEEALKAIKQVTLHINEDKRRTESRMAIFDIFNDIEGCPAHLVSSNRSFILKCEVNELSDSLSGRGDSLVLYLFSDSIELCKRRSKGFNTAKSPSTAKTHKHLKLISLNTIRLVIDISDSPRAFGLLLRGDKEKLYTFTISDEETDKSVYVKKLCNQIATHTCRTDADKLLICRTSQELEVDISDVNVSTLSKAFKLAAKTRLKVGRAFSFNKTPNKLKRAVSTMMTSPFGSTNSLTPASQLAQMRLASCTNINEVDDEDCASMRSSSPSTQSEMLVVPPLSVQPTRKNKAVVGRI; the protein is encoded by the exons ACACTGGGCCAGAACTCGCGGCCCATTTACAATTACGCGATGCGCGGTGTGGTCACTTGTTTTACGGGCATACGCAAGAAGGATGAGCTG acGAAGCTGGTTAATCTCATTCACTCGATGGGTGGCTGCATCAAGAAGGACCTGAACACGAAGACCACGCATTTGATTTGCAACCACAGTGGCGGCGAAAAGTACCA gTACGCCAAAACCTTTCGGTTGACCGTGGTTCGTCCTGCTTGGGTGTTTGCCGCTTGGGCGGATCGTAATTCGCTGGAGTTCGATGCCACGCAAGAGAACTTCACCAAGACGCATCGCCTGAAGGCATTCGAGGGTCAAAAGATTTGCTTCTTTGGATTCCCTGTGGAGGAGCATCAGCATATGGTGGATGTACTTTTAGAGAACGGAGGCGTTTGTGCCGAGCTCGATGATCCGGAGTGCTCGCATGTC GTGGTTGACGAGCACACGACTTTGACAAAGCCGGAGCTGAAGAATAATCACACGCATATCCTGAAATCAGACTGGTTCTGGTATACCATACAGAATGGCTATGCCAATGAGATGGACTATCTATTTGGCGAC TATTTGGATAGCATCACGAATACACCGAACACAGATCGTCGGGATTCCTTACCCATTAGCTTTAACAAAAGGAAACGCAAGCGTTTTTCGCAACGCATCCAGCTGGAGGGTACTCCGTTGGGTTCCGGAAAACGACGCTCCTCCGTTTCGGATGCCGGTCTACTGTCCGTATCAAATAGTTTGTTCGATTGCACCACCAGTCCGGATAAACTGGAGTCGGATAAGCTGCTGCATGCCGAGCCGGAGGCGAGTGATGCCACTCCAGCCAAGAAATCGATGCGCTTTAATCACTTTATGGACTTTTATACCACAGAGTCCAACTACGTGGGCATATTGGACACCATACTGAAT CTTTTTAAAAACAAGTTGGAAGAGTTGGCCGAAACCAATGATCCGCTGCTCAATAAGTCGGAGATCAAGACGATCTTTGGCAACTTCCTGCCTATCCACGAGGTACACCAAAGCATGCTGGAGCATCTGCGAAAGTTGCATGCTAACTGGCGGGAGGATTGTCTTATTGGAGACATAATTATTCAACATCGCGACGAGCTGATAAAGGCGTATCCACCATACGTCAACTTCTTCGAGCAGATGAAGGAGCAACTCCAGTACTGCGATCGGGAATATCCGCGTTTCCACGCCTTTCTGAAGATTAATCAAACGAAACCGGAGTGCGGACGCCAAGGTCTACAGGATCTAATGATCCGTCCGGTTCAGCGATTGCCCAGTATCAGTCTGCTGCTAAATGATATCCTGAAACACACGACTAGTGGCAATGCGGATCACGGACGTTTGGAGGAGGCTCTGAAAGCCATCAAGCAGGTGACATTGCACATCAACGAGGACAAAAGGCGGACAGAATCGCGCATGGCCATCTTCGATATATTCAACGATATCGAAGGGTGTCCGGCGCATTTAGTGAGTTCCAACCGCAGCTTTATCCTAAAGTGTGAGGTGAACGAGCTCTCCGATTCGCTGAGCGGTCGTGGTGATAGCCTGGTCCTGTACCTGTTCTCCGATTCCATTGAGCTGTGCAAGCGGCGTTCTAAAGGATTCAACACTGCAAAGTCGCCAAGCACGGCCAAGACGCATAAGCATCTCAAACTGATATCCCTGAATACGATCCGGCTAGTGATTGACATCTCGGATAGTCCAAGAGCTTTTGGTTTGCTCTTGCGGGGCGATAAGGAGAAGCTCTATACGTTTACGATCAGTGATGAGGAGACGGATAAGTCGGTCTACGTAAAGAAATTGTGCAACCAGATTGCAACCCACACCTGCCGTACTGATGCG GACAAACTTTTGATTTGTCGTACCTCCCAGGAACTGGAGGTGGACATAAGCGATGTGAATGTCAGCACGCTCAGCAAAGCCTTTAAGCTGGCGGCCAAAACGCGACTGAAG GTGGGTCGTGCTTTCTCATTCAACAAGACGCCCAACAAACTAAAACGGGCCGTATCCACGATGATGACTTCGCCGTTTGGCAGCACCAACTCTCTAACACCTGCCTCTCAATTGGCCCAGATGCGTTTGGCCAGCTGCACGAATATAAAT GAGGTTGATGATGAGGACTGTGCAAGCATGCGAAGCAGTTCCCCGTCAACACAATCCGAGATGCTAGTGGTGCCGCCACTTTCGGTGCAACCCACGCGGAAAAACAAGGCCGTTGTTGGCCGCATTTAg
- the LOC6604785 gene encoding protein ECT2 isoform X3, protein MESGEKTAKGRWKLILGPPALKYAAEMKQTLGQNSRPIYNYAMRGVVTCFTGIRKKDELTKLVNLIHSMGGCIKKDLNTKTTHLICNHSGGEKYQYAKTFRLTVVRPAWVFAAWADRNSLEFDATQENFTKTHRLKAFEGQKICFFGFPVEEHQHMVDVLLENGGVCAELDDPECSHVVMPNTGAVFTSTSTSTDTNPTTLINPPESQIPGTSSASQAGEEEQRNAEQAEIKKMDYSHAETDNGIRLDIDQEQKENQGIEDEDDIHFDERLFVEAADIINHGEDQLPESDEEDLEEEQKPKVEEVLKEQEVEEDVQASTPKTSKIRTSLKAATPLSSPEMDGIALDFESTTQNISPILKAIDECDLETDDLPPSENDLKRKRESFDNVSLMSVDSFALPASTKKPKLIRTGSISRTLRRSVSFVAEPLMKTLRPRRSSVADASSFIGSETADNSICSLASSINLTLNDSIRKPVKEKLRSFCGRITRSSSRRHDRGVEGTPECTTLLDSGFKTPKAPKLRSTATPKTAKRLFGPVSGVVSALTLTNPSTPTPNPNPNTNCTATLDVNDTSTHTFAFCAAAVMPAMPSSSSSSSSPILSTSIAVHSSVQVIKSPEESTTRRHSPAPIEEPMAMVVDEHTTLTKPELKNNHTHILKSDWFWYTIQNGYANEMDYLFGDYLDSITNTPNTDRRDSLPISFNKRKRKRFSQRIQLEGTPLGSGKRRSSVSDAGLLSVSNSLFDCTTSPDKLESDKLLHAEPEASDATPAKKSMRFNHFMDFYTTESNYVGILDTILNLFKNKLEELAETNDPLLNKSEIKTIFGNFLPIHEVHQSMLEHLRKLHANWREDCLIGDIIIQHRDELIKAYPPYVNFFEQMKEQLQYCDREYPRFHAFLKINQTKPECGRQGLQDLMIRPVQRLPSISLLLNDILKHTTSGNADHGRLEEALKAIKQVTLHINEDKRRTESRMAIFDIFNDIEGCPAHLVSSNRSFILKCEVNELSDSLSGRGDSLVLYLFSDSIELCKRRSKGFNTAKSPSTAKTHKHLKLISLNTIRLVIDISDSPRAFGLLLRGDKEKLYTFTISDEETDKSVYVKKLCNQIATHTCRTDADKLLICRTSQELEVDISDVNVSTLSKAFKLAAKTRLKVGRAFSFNKTPNKLKRAVSTMMTSPFGSTNSLTPASQLAQMRLASCTNINEVDDEDCASMRSSSPSTQSEMLVVPPLSVQPTRKNKAVVGRI, encoded by the exons ACACTGGGCCAGAACTCGCGGCCCATTTACAATTACGCGATGCGCGGTGTGGTCACTTGTTTTACGGGCATACGCAAGAAGGATGAGCTG acGAAGCTGGTTAATCTCATTCACTCGATGGGTGGCTGCATCAAGAAGGACCTGAACACGAAGACCACGCATTTGATTTGCAACCACAGTGGCGGCGAAAAGTACCA gTACGCCAAAACCTTTCGGTTGACCGTGGTTCGTCCTGCTTGGGTGTTTGCCGCTTGGGCGGATCGTAATTCGCTGGAGTTCGATGCCACGCAAGAGAACTTCACCAAGACGCATCGCCTGAAGGCATTCGAGGGTCAAAAGATTTGCTTCTTTGGATTCCCTGTGGAGGAGCATCAGCATATGGTGGATGTACTTTTAGAGAACGGAGGCGTTTGTGCCGAGCTCGATGATCCGGAGTGCTCGCATGTC GTGATGCCCAATACGGGCGCAGTATTTACAAGCACTAGCACTAGCACAGATACTAACCCAACCACCCTAATTAACCCACCCGAATCCCAAATCCCAGGCACTAGTAGTGCATCGCAGGCGGGGGAAGAAGAGCAGCGAAACGCTGAGCAGGCGGAAATCAAAAAGATGGATTACTCACACGCCGAAACGGACAATGGAATAAGATTGGATATTGACCAGGAGCAAAAAGAGAATCAAGGCATTGAAGACGAAGATGACATACACTTTGACGAACGCCTATTTGTGGAGGCGGCCGATATTATAAACCACGGAGAGGACCAATTGCCTGAATCAGATGAAGAAGACctggaggaggagcagaaACCCAAGGTCGAGGAGGTTCTAAAAGAACAGGAAGTTGAGGAAGATGTCCAAGCCAGCACGCCAAAGACTAGTAAAATAAGAACTAGCTTAAAGGCTGCCACGCCTCTTAGCTCACCCGAAATGGATGGCATTGCTTTGGACTTCGAGAGCACCACCCAGAACATTTCACCCATTTTAAAAGCTATTGACGAGTGTGACTTAGAGACAGATGATCTGCCGCCTTCGGAGAATGATCTAAAGCGCAAGAGGGAAAGCTTCGACAATGTGTCCCTGATGTCAGTGGATTCCTTTGCCCTGCCGGCGAGCACGAAAAAACCCAAACTCATACGCACAGGATCAATTTCGAGGACTCTTCGGCGATCTGTTAGTTTTGTTGCCGAACCATTGATGAAAACTTTACGACCGCGCAGGAGTTCAGTGGCGGACGCATCCAGTTTCATTGGAAGCGAGACAGCCGATAATTCAATTTGCTCACTAGCCTCCTCAATAAATTTAACCCTAAATGACTCCATCAGAAAGCCAGTCAAGGAGAAGCTGCGCAGCTTTTGCGGCAGGATCACAAGAAGCAGCAGTCGTAGGCATGACAGAGGTGTCGAGGGCACTCCGGAATGTACCACCCTATTGGACAGTGGCTTCAAGACGCCAAAAGCACCCAAGCTCAGATCTACGGCCACGCCCAAAACAGCCAAGCGACTCTTCGGCCCCGTCTCCGGTGTTGTTTCCGCATTGACCCTTACTAACCCATCCACACCCACCCCGAATCCTAATCCGAATACGAATTGCACCGCCACTTTGGATGTCAACGATACCTCCACCCACACATTCGCTTTCTGTGCTGCTGCCGTCATGCCTGCaatgccatcatcatcatcatcatcgtcttcTCCCATACTTTCGACTTCGATCGCTGTACATAGCTCGGTGCAAGTAATTAAGTCTCCCGAAGAGTCGACAACGAGGCGTCACAGCCCCGCGCCCATAGAAGAACCCATGGCAATG GTGGTTGACGAGCACACGACTTTGACAAAGCCGGAGCTGAAGAATAATCACACGCATATCCTGAAATCAGACTGGTTCTGGTATACCATACAGAATGGCTATGCCAATGAGATGGACTATCTATTTGGCGAC TATTTGGATAGCATCACGAATACACCGAACACAGATCGTCGGGATTCCTTACCCATTAGCTTTAACAAAAGGAAACGCAAGCGTTTTTCGCAACGCATCCAGCTGGAGGGTACTCCGTTGGGTTCCGGAAAACGACGCTCCTCCGTTTCGGATGCCGGTCTACTGTCCGTATCAAATAGTTTGTTCGATTGCACCACCAGTCCGGATAAACTGGAGTCGGATAAGCTGCTGCATGCCGAGCCGGAGGCGAGTGATGCCACTCCAGCCAAGAAATCGATGCGCTTTAATCACTTTATGGACTTTTATACCACAGAGTCCAACTACGTGGGCATATTGGACACCATACTGAAT CTTTTTAAAAACAAGTTGGAAGAGTTGGCCGAAACCAATGATCCGCTGCTCAATAAGTCGGAGATCAAGACGATCTTTGGCAACTTCCTGCCTATCCACGAGGTACACCAAAGCATGCTGGAGCATCTGCGAAAGTTGCATGCTAACTGGCGGGAGGATTGTCTTATTGGAGACATAATTATTCAACATCGCGACGAGCTGATAAAGGCGTATCCACCATACGTCAACTTCTTCGAGCAGATGAAGGAGCAACTCCAGTACTGCGATCGGGAATATCCGCGTTTCCACGCCTTTCTGAAGATTAATCAAACGAAACCGGAGTGCGGACGCCAAGGTCTACAGGATCTAATGATCCGTCCGGTTCAGCGATTGCCCAGTATCAGTCTGCTGCTAAATGATATCCTGAAACACACGACTAGTGGCAATGCGGATCACGGACGTTTGGAGGAGGCTCTGAAAGCCATCAAGCAGGTGACATTGCACATCAACGAGGACAAAAGGCGGACAGAATCGCGCATGGCCATCTTCGATATATTCAACGATATCGAAGGGTGTCCGGCGCATTTAGTGAGTTCCAACCGCAGCTTTATCCTAAAGTGTGAGGTGAACGAGCTCTCCGATTCGCTGAGCGGTCGTGGTGATAGCCTGGTCCTGTACCTGTTCTCCGATTCCATTGAGCTGTGCAAGCGGCGTTCTAAAGGATTCAACACTGCAAAGTCGCCAAGCACGGCCAAGACGCATAAGCATCTCAAACTGATATCCCTGAATACGATCCGGCTAGTGATTGACATCTCGGATAGTCCAAGAGCTTTTGGTTTGCTCTTGCGGGGCGATAAGGAGAAGCTCTATACGTTTACGATCAGTGATGAGGAGACGGATAAGTCGGTCTACGTAAAGAAATTGTGCAACCAGATTGCAACCCACACCTGCCGTACTGATGCG GACAAACTTTTGATTTGTCGTACCTCCCAGGAACTGGAGGTGGACATAAGCGATGTGAATGTCAGCACGCTCAGCAAAGCCTTTAAGCTGGCGGCCAAAACGCGACTGAAG GTGGGTCGTGCTTTCTCATTCAACAAGACGCCCAACAAACTAAAACGGGCCGTATCCACGATGATGACTTCGCCGTTTGGCAGCACCAACTCTCTAACACCTGCCTCTCAATTGGCCCAGATGCGTTTGGCCAGCTGCACGAATATAAAT GAGGTTGATGATGAGGACTGTGCAAGCATGCGAAGCAGTTCCCCGTCAACACAATCCGAGATGCTAGTGGTGCCGCCACTTTCGGTGCAACCCACGCGGAAAAACAAGGCCGTTGTTGGCCGCATTTAg